A single window of Myxocyprinus asiaticus isolate MX2 ecotype Aquarium Trade chromosome 34, UBuf_Myxa_2, whole genome shotgun sequence DNA harbors:
- the LOC127425552 gene encoding endothelin-2-like: MDLRIIFPVLSMLSSGIFDLVTPASSSHGTTSGTPISVHHSRTKRCSCESFLDKECVYFCHLDIIWVHTPERIVTYGLGNAPRKKRSVTEPVVPKQRCKCSDSQDKTCSSFCQPNSALRYKAASDRAIPAAPGQQCKHKLAAHQRMIRRVKNTEQISNVPSRLRAVKKIRLLLEKWRMRRYHRARSWAAENASS, translated from the exons ATGGATTTGAGGATTATTTTCCCAGTGTTATCAATGCTGTCTTCTGGAATATTTGACTTGG ttacccCAGCATCTTCGAGTCATGGGACGACATCAGGCACGCCAATCTCTGTGCATCACTCCAGGACTAAGCGATGCTCCTGTGAAAGTTTTCTGGATAAAGAGTGTGTCTACTTTTGCCACCTGGATATAATATGGGTCCACACGCCAGA GCGAATCGTGACATATGGACTTGGAAATGCTCCACGAAAGAAGCGTTCGGTCACAGAACCTGTTGTGCCCAAACAACGCTGCAAATGTTCAGATAGCCAAGACAAAACATGTTCTTCATTCTGTCAACCGAACAGTGCGTTACG GTACAAGGCAGCGTCAGACAGGGCGATCCCTGCCGCCCCGGGACAGCAATGCAAACACAAACTGGCAGCCCATCAGAGGATGATTAGACG GGTGAAAAACACAGAACAGATCAGCAATGTCCCCTCCAGACTGAGGGCTGTCAAGAAGATCCGTCTTCTCCTGGAGAAATGGCGGATGAGGCGGTACCACAGGGCCCGATCATGGGCGGCTGAAAATGCTTCCTCCTAG